A single Pseudomonas putida DNA region contains:
- a CDS encoding dicarboxylate/amino acid:cation symporter: MTTRQPLYKSLYVQVLVAITIGILLGHFYPETGVALKPLGDGFVKLIKMVIAPIIFCTVVSGIAGMQSMKSVGKTGGYALLYFEIVSTIALIIGLVVVNVVQPGAGMHIDVSTLNASSVAAYAAAGAQQTTVGFLLNIIPNTVVGAFANGDILQVLMFSVIFGFALHRLGSYGKPVLDLIDRFAHVMFNIINMIMKLAPLGAFGAMAFTIGQYGVGSLVQLGYLMACFYITCLLFVLVVLGGICRAHGFSVLKLIRYIREELMIVLGTSSSESALPRMLAKMERLGAKKSVVGLVIPTGYSFNLDGTSIYLTMAAVFIAQATDTHMDITHQITLLLVLLVASKGAAGVTGSGFIVLAATLSAVGHLPVAGLALILGIDRFMSEARALTNLVGNAVATVVVAKWVKEMDDDKLASELASGGAPLEMNLPTDDLGVAETPVR, encoded by the coding sequence ATGACGACACGTCAGCCGCTGTACAAATCCCTGTATGTCCAGGTGTTGGTCGCCATCACCATCGGCATCCTGCTCGGCCACTTCTACCCCGAAACCGGCGTCGCCCTTAAGCCCTTGGGTGATGGTTTCGTCAAACTGATCAAGATGGTCATCGCGCCCATCATCTTCTGTACCGTGGTCAGCGGCATCGCCGGCATGCAGAGCATGAAGTCGGTCGGCAAGACTGGCGGCTACGCGCTGCTGTACTTTGAAATCGTCTCCACCATCGCCCTGATCATCGGCCTCGTGGTCGTCAACGTGGTCCAGCCGGGCGCTGGCATGCACATCGACGTCAGCACCCTGAACGCCAGCAGCGTGGCTGCCTACGCCGCCGCCGGCGCGCAGCAGACCACTGTCGGCTTCCTGCTCAACATCATCCCGAACACTGTGGTGGGTGCCTTCGCCAACGGCGACATCCTGCAAGTGCTGATGTTCTCGGTGATCTTCGGCTTCGCCCTGCACCGCCTGGGCAGCTACGGCAAGCCGGTACTGGACCTGATCGATCGCTTCGCCCACGTGATGTTCAACATCATCAACATGATCATGAAGCTGGCGCCGCTCGGTGCCTTCGGCGCCATGGCCTTCACCATCGGCCAGTACGGTGTGGGTTCGCTGGTGCAGCTGGGCTACCTGATGGCGTGTTTCTACATCACCTGCCTGCTGTTCGTGCTGGTGGTGCTGGGCGGTATCTGCCGTGCCCACGGCTTCAGTGTCCTCAAGCTGATCCGCTACATCCGTGAAGAGCTGATGATCGTGCTGGGTACTTCCTCCTCGGAGTCGGCCCTGCCACGCATGCTGGCCAAGATGGAGCGCCTGGGTGCCAAGAAGTCGGTCGTCGGCCTGGTGATCCCGACCGGTTACTCGTTCAACCTCGACGGTACCTCGATCTACCTGACCATGGCTGCGGTCTTCATCGCCCAGGCCACTGACACCCACATGGACATCACCCACCAGATCACCCTGCTGCTGGTGCTGCTGGTGGCTTCCAAGGGTGCCGCCGGCGTGACCGGTTCGGGCTTCATCGTCCTCGCCGCCACCCTGTCGGCCGTCGGCCACCTGCCGGTTGCCGGCCTGGCGCTGATCCTCGGTATCGACCGCTTCATGTCCGAAGCCCGTGCACTGACCAACCTGGTCGGCAACGCCGTGGCCACCGTGGTCGTGGCCAAGTGGGTGAAGGAGATGGACGACGACAAGCTGGCCTCCGAGCTGGCCTCCGGTGGCGCGCCGCTGGAAATGAACCTGCCTACCGATGACCTGGGTGTTGCAGAAACCCCGGTTCGTTGA
- a CDS encoding SprT family zinc-dependent metalloprotease, protein MPELLKQRVETCYQQAEAFFKRPFPRPEVSFKLRGQKAGVAHLHENLLRFNLQLYRENQDDFLRQTVAHEVAHLVAHQLFGERIQAHGEEWQLIMRGVYELPPNRCHNYEVQRRVVTRYIYRCPCPQSDFPFTAQRHKLVRQGRRYLCRRCREILVYSGETRVE, encoded by the coding sequence ATGCCCGAGCTGCTCAAACAACGCGTCGAAACCTGTTACCAGCAAGCCGAAGCCTTCTTCAAACGCCCCTTCCCCCGCCCGGAAGTCAGCTTCAAGCTGCGCGGCCAGAAAGCCGGCGTCGCCCACCTGCACGAGAACCTGCTGCGCTTCAACCTGCAACTGTATCGCGAGAACCAGGACGACTTCCTGCGCCAGACCGTCGCCCATGAAGTGGCGCACCTGGTGGCCCATCAGCTGTTTGGCGAGCGGATCCAGGCCCATGGCGAAGAATGGCAGTTGATCATGCGCGGGGTGTACGAACTCCCCCCGAACCGCTGCCACAACTATGAGGTGCAGCGGCGTGTGGTAACCCGCTATATCTACCGCTGCCCCTGCCCGCAGAGCGATTTCCCGTTTACCGCGCAGCGGCACAAGCTGGTGCGCCAAGGGCGGCGCTACCTGTGCCGGCGCTGCCGGGAAATCCTGGTGTACAGCGGCGAAACGCGCGTCGAATAA
- a CDS encoding Yip1 family protein, whose protein sequence is MIHHVVGLFTHPDQEWREIRGEEESISHMYLTHTLILAAIPAISAFIGTTQVGWVIGGRPAVMLTMESAIWMSIMSYLAMLAGVAVMGAFIHWMARTYDANPSMAQCIAFATYTATPLFLGGLAALYPHLWLGMLVGTAAICYTVYLLYVGLPTFMNIPSDEGFLFSSSVLAVGLVVLVAIMAATVIIWGLGVGPVYTN, encoded by the coding sequence ATGATTCATCACGTTGTGGGGCTGTTTACCCATCCCGACCAGGAATGGCGGGAGATTCGTGGCGAAGAAGAAAGCATCAGCCACATGTACCTGACGCACACGCTCATTTTGGCGGCGATTCCCGCCATTTCGGCCTTTATCGGCACAACCCAGGTGGGCTGGGTGATCGGCGGCCGGCCGGCAGTGATGCTGACCATGGAAAGCGCGATCTGGATGAGCATCATGTCCTACCTGGCGATGCTCGCCGGCGTCGCGGTCATGGGGGCTTTCATCCACTGGATGGCCCGCACCTACGACGCCAACCCGTCCATGGCGCAATGCATCGCCTTTGCCACCTACACCGCTACCCCGCTGTTCCTCGGCGGCCTGGCGGCGCTCTATCCGCACCTGTGGCTGGGCATGCTGGTGGGAACCGCTGCCATTTGCTACACCGTGTACCTGCTGTATGTCGGCTTGCCGACCTTCATGAACATACCGTCAGATGAAGGCTTCCTGTTCTCCAGCTCGGTGCTGGCGGTGGGCCTCGTGGTTCTGGTGGCGATCATGGCTGCAACCGTGATCATCTGGGGTTTGGGCGTGGGGCCCGTGTACACCAACTAG
- the ttcA gene encoding tRNA 2-thiocytidine(32) synthetase TtcA — protein MGTLSVNQNKLQKRLRRLAGEAITDYNMIEDGDKVMVCLSGGKDSYTMLDVLLHLQKVAPIKFEIVAVNMDQKQPGFPEHVLPAYLKELGVEYHIVEKDTYSVVKELVPEGKTTCSLCSRLRRGTLYTFADEIGATKMALGHHRDDIVETFFLNMFFNGALKGMPPKLRADDGRNVVIRPLAYCSEKDIQAYSDMKEFPIIPCNLCGSQENLQRQVVKDMLVEWERKHPGRTESIFRAMQNVAPSQLADRNLFDFTSLKIDENATPRFLDVVNI, from the coding sequence ATGGGCACCCTCTCGGTCAATCAGAACAAACTGCAAAAACGCCTGCGTCGTCTCGCCGGCGAAGCCATCACCGACTACAACATGATCGAGGATGGCGACAAGGTCATGGTCTGCCTGTCCGGCGGCAAGGACAGCTACACCATGCTCGACGTTCTGTTGCACCTGCAGAAGGTGGCACCGATCAAGTTCGAGATCGTCGCGGTGAACATGGACCAGAAGCAGCCGGGCTTCCCTGAACATGTGCTGCCGGCCTATCTCAAAGAGCTGGGCGTCGAGTACCACATCGTCGAGAAGGACACCTACTCGGTGGTCAAGGAGCTGGTACCCGAGGGCAAGACCACCTGCTCGCTGTGCTCGCGCCTGCGCCGTGGCACCCTGTACACCTTCGCCGATGAAATCGGTGCGACCAAGATGGCCCTGGGGCATCACCGCGACGACATCGTCGAAACCTTCTTCCTCAACATGTTCTTCAATGGCGCGCTCAAGGGCATGCCGCCGAAGCTGCGTGCCGACGATGGCCGCAACGTGGTGATCCGCCCGCTGGCCTACTGCAGCGAGAAGGACATCCAGGCCTACTCGGACATGAAGGAATTCCCGATCATCCCGTGCAACCTCTGCGGCTCGCAGGAAAACCTGCAGCGCCAGGTGGTCAAGGACATGCTGGTGGAATGGGAGCGCAAGCACCCGGGCCGTACCGAGAGCATCTTCCGCGCCATGCAGAACGTGGCGCCCTCGCAGCTGGCCGACCGCAACCTGTTCGACTTCACCAGCCTGAAGATCGACGAGAATGCCACCCCTCGCTTCCTCGACGTGGTGAACATCTGA
- a CDS encoding DNA-3-methyladenine glycosylase I: MRDYQWLHEYCLNRFGSAQALEAFLPQPRTPAQLREIADDRYLSTLALRVFRAGLKHSLVDAKWPAFEQVFFGFDPEKVVLMGAEHLERLMHDERIIRHLGKLKSVPRNAQMILDVAKEKGSFGAFIADWPVTDIVGLWKYLAKHGNQLGGLSAPRFLRMVGKDTFIPTDDMAAALIAQKVIDKQPTSQRDLALVQQAFNQWHEESGRPLCQLSVMLAHTVNH; the protein is encoded by the coding sequence ATGCGCGATTACCAGTGGCTGCACGAGTACTGCCTGAACCGCTTCGGCTCGGCCCAGGCGCTGGAAGCCTTCCTGCCGCAGCCGCGTACGCCGGCGCAGTTGCGCGAAATCGCTGATGACCGCTACCTGTCGACCTTGGCCCTGCGCGTGTTCCGCGCCGGGCTCAAGCACAGCCTGGTGGATGCCAAGTGGCCGGCGTTCGAGCAGGTATTCTTCGGCTTCGACCCGGAAAAGGTGGTGCTGATGGGCGCCGAGCACCTGGAGCGGCTGATGCATGACGAGCGCATCATCCGCCACCTGGGCAAGCTCAAGAGCGTACCGCGCAATGCGCAGATGATCCTCGACGTGGCGAAGGAGAAGGGCAGTTTCGGTGCGTTCATCGCCGACTGGCCGGTGACCGATATCGTCGGGCTGTGGAAGTACCTGGCCAAGCATGGCAACCAGCTGGGTGGGTTGTCGGCGCCGCGCTTCCTGCGCATGGTTGGCAAAGACACGTTCATCCCCACCGACGACATGGCCGCCGCGCTGATTGCCCAGAAGGTGATCGACAAGCAGCCGACCAGCCAGCGTGACCTGGCCCTGGTGCAGCAGGCGTTCAATCAGTGGCACGAGGAAAGCGGGCGACCGCTGTGCCAGTTGTCGGTGATGCTGGCGCATACCGTCAACCATTGA
- a CDS encoding DUF2069 domain-containing protein yields MAKKPKVLPPLEWLAPRLRLTRALSLALFFGLMALLVVNNVWFANLHGARVEVILAIELVPLLLLLPGMLMGSARAHAWTCFVVNIYFIKGVLAAFDPARAVFGWVEVLVSLGLFIAGLLYVRWKFQFERRMAGEGS; encoded by the coding sequence GTGGCTAAAAAGCCCAAGGTGCTGCCGCCATTGGAATGGCTGGCGCCGCGCCTGCGCCTGACGCGGGCGTTGAGCCTGGCACTGTTCTTCGGCCTGATGGCCTTGTTGGTGGTGAACAATGTGTGGTTCGCCAACCTGCATGGTGCGCGGGTCGAAGTGATCCTGGCGATCGAGCTGGTGCCACTGCTGTTGCTGCTGCCGGGCATGCTGATGGGCAGCGCCCGGGCGCATGCCTGGACCTGCTTCGTGGTGAATATCTATTTCATCAAGGGCGTGCTGGCGGCGTTCGATCCGGCGCGTGCGGTGTTTGGCTGGGTTGAAGTGCTGGTGAGCCTGGGGCTGTTCATTGCCGGGTTGCTGTATGTGCGCTGGAAGTTCCAGTTCGAACGGCGCATGGCGGGCGAAGGGAGTTAA
- the wrbA gene encoding NAD(P)H:quinone oxidoreductase, which yields MSAPYILVLYYSRHGSTSEMARHIARGIELAGMEARLRTVPAISTECEAVAPDIPASGALYATLDDLRHCAGLVLGSPTRFGNMAAPLKYFLDGTSSLWLGGELVGKPAGVFTSTASLHGGQETTLLSMMLPLMHHGMLVMGLPYSESALLETRGGGTPYGASHHAGADGKRELDQHEIALCRALGQRLATTAKALEAARG from the coding sequence GTGAGCGCGCCGTACATCCTGGTGCTGTATTACAGCCGCCACGGCTCGACCAGCGAAATGGCCCGGCACATTGCCCGCGGCATCGAACTGGCCGGCATGGAAGCGCGCCTGCGCACGGTACCGGCGATTTCCACCGAATGCGAAGCAGTCGCCCCGGACATCCCGGCCAGCGGCGCGCTGTACGCCACCCTCGACGACCTGCGCCACTGCGCCGGCCTGGTGCTGGGCAGCCCGACCCGCTTCGGCAACATGGCCGCACCGCTGAAGTACTTCCTCGATGGCACCAGCAGCCTGTGGCTGGGTGGCGAGTTGGTCGGCAAACCGGCCGGCGTGTTTACTTCCACCGCCAGCCTGCACGGCGGCCAGGAGACTACCCTGCTGTCGATGATGCTGCCGCTGATGCACCACGGCATGCTGGTGATGGGCCTGCCGTACAGTGAATCGGCATTGCTGGAAACCCGTGGCGGTGGCACCCCTTACGGCGCCAGCCACCATGCCGGCGCCGATGGCAAGCGTGAACTGGACCAACACGAAATCGCTTTGTGCCGTGCCCTTGGCCAACGCCTGGCGACCACAGCCAAGGCCCTGGAGGCTGCGCGTGGCTAA
- the arsC gene encoding arsenate reductase (glutaredoxin) (This arsenate reductase requires both glutathione and glutaredoxin to convert arsenate to arsenite, after which the efflux transporter formed by ArsA and ArsB can extrude the arsenite from the cell, providing resistance.), which produces MTDLTLYHNPRCSKSRGALELLEQRGLAPTIVRYLETPPDAATLKALLGKLGIAPRQLLRSGEDEYKALDLANPALTDTQLIDAMVQHPKLIERPILIAGDKAVIGRPPEKVLEILP; this is translated from the coding sequence ATGACTGACTTGACGCTCTATCATAACCCGCGCTGCTCAAAATCCCGCGGCGCGCTGGAACTGCTCGAACAACGCGGCCTGGCTCCGACCATCGTGCGCTACCTCGAAACCCCGCCCGACGCCGCCACGCTCAAGGCCCTGCTCGGCAAGCTGGGCATCGCTCCACGCCAACTGCTGCGCAGCGGTGAAGACGAATACAAGGCCCTCGACCTGGCCAACCCGGCGTTGACCGACACGCAACTGATCGACGCCATGGTCCAGCACCCCAAGCTGATCGAACGGCCGATCCTGATCGCCGGTGACAAAGCCGTCATCGGCCGCCCGCCAGAGAAGGTGCTGGAGATCCTGCCGTGA
- a CDS encoding TlpA disulfide reductase family protein produces the protein MARRLAAVLAITASLLLGGCGADYGVDQDGKTVKAEQIDGHWVVLNYWAEWCGPCRTEVPELNQAAKQWAADGIKVVGVNFDGLQGPELKQAAQALGIGFTVLAQDPAERYDLPRSEALPVTYIIDDKGKVREQLMGEQTLEGLQAKIKALKGA, from the coding sequence ATGGCAAGGCGTCTGGCAGCAGTACTGGCCATCACCGCGAGCCTGTTGCTCGGTGGTTGCGGTGCCGATTACGGCGTGGACCAAGATGGCAAGACGGTAAAGGCGGAACAGATCGACGGGCACTGGGTAGTGCTCAATTACTGGGCCGAATGGTGCGGCCCGTGCCGAACCGAGGTACCTGAACTGAACCAGGCGGCCAAGCAGTGGGCGGCCGATGGTATCAAGGTGGTCGGGGTGAACTTCGATGGCCTGCAGGGCCCAGAGCTGAAACAGGCGGCCCAGGCCTTGGGCATCGGCTTCACCGTGCTGGCCCAGGACCCGGCAGAGCGCTATGACCTGCCACGCAGCGAGGCGCTGCCGGTTACCTACATCATCGACGACAAGGGCAAGGTGCGTGAGCAATTGATGGGCGAGCAAACCCTGGAAGGGTTGCAGGCCAAGATCAAGGCTCTGAAAGGCGCCTGA
- a CDS encoding META domain-containing protein, translating into MKNLLTGALIATGLLGCAAEPSKLQQERSYVLEWIGERPLIDYSHLTLTLASDGRAYGNAGCNHWFAPYTLDGEHLSFGKVGKTRKLCAPALMEQEKHFLQALETVQRWDVSPIEQMRFWPAEGKPLRFWPEEG; encoded by the coding sequence GTGAAGAATCTGCTGACCGGCGCGCTGATTGCCACCGGCCTGCTCGGCTGTGCCGCCGAACCTTCAAAGCTGCAGCAGGAACGCAGCTACGTGCTGGAATGGATCGGCGAGCGTCCGCTGATCGACTACAGCCACCTGACCCTGACCCTGGCCAGCGATGGTCGCGCCTACGGCAACGCCGGCTGCAACCACTGGTTTGCGCCGTATACGCTGGACGGTGAGCACCTGAGCTTCGGCAAGGTCGGCAAGACCCGCAAGCTGTGTGCACCGGCGTTGATGGAACAGGAAAAGCACTTCCTGCAGGCGCTGGAGACCGTGCAGCGCTGGGACGTTTCGCCCATCGAACAGATGCGCTTCTGGCCGGCCGAAGGCAAGCCGCTGCGCTTCTGGCCTGAGGAAGGCTGA